Proteins encoded within one genomic window of Streptomyces sp. NBC_00523:
- a CDS encoding GvpL/GvpF family gas vesicle protein: MTADGVYVYAITPAGTALPAGQGGVGSPPARLRTVRRGRLAAVVSDAPPDLRARRRDLLAHQDLLLRLMDEGPVLPMRFGMVAAGQDTVEQQLAAGEDGHLAALKRIAGCHEINVKALAAEDALADVIAEDGTVRKLREAARRRPGYEASLRLGEAVAASLARRAAEAGRRVLRELTPRARAVAAGPEVQGCALNVSFLVEREAGDAFLAEARRFAGEHRGHVELRLAGPLPCYSFVSAEARPVPVGGG, from the coding sequence GTGACGGCAGACGGTGTGTACGTATACGCGATCACCCCGGCCGGGACCGCGCTCCCGGCCGGGCAGGGCGGTGTGGGCAGCCCGCCCGCACGGCTGCGGACCGTCCGGCGGGGCCGGCTCGCCGCGGTCGTCAGCGACGCTCCCCCGGACCTCCGGGCGCGCCGCCGCGATCTGCTGGCCCACCAGGATCTGCTGCTGCGCCTGATGGACGAGGGGCCCGTGCTGCCCATGCGGTTCGGCATGGTGGCCGCGGGCCAGGACACCGTGGAGCAGCAGCTGGCCGCCGGTGAGGACGGCCATCTGGCGGCCCTGAAGCGGATCGCCGGCTGCCACGAGATCAACGTCAAGGCCCTCGCCGCCGAGGACGCGCTCGCCGATGTGATCGCCGAGGACGGCACCGTACGCAAGCTGCGCGAGGCCGCGCGCCGGCGGCCGGGCTACGAGGCCAGTCTGCGGCTGGGCGAGGCGGTGGCCGCCTCCCTCGCGCGGAGGGCCGCCGAGGCGGGGCGGCGGGTGCTGCGGGAGCTGACGCCCAGGGCCCGGGCGGTGGCGGCGGGCCCCGAGGTCCAGGGGTGCGCGCTCAATGTGTCGTTCCTGGTGGAACGCGAGGCCGGTGACGCGTTCCTGGCCGAGGCGCGCCGGTTCGCGGGCGAGCACCGCGGCCATGTGGAGCTCCGCCTCGCCGGGCCGCTGCCGTGCTACAGCTTCGTCTCCGCCGAGGCCCGGCCGGTCCCCGTGGGCGGTGGCTGA
- a CDS encoding gas vesicle protein GvpG produces the protein MGLITGLLTLPVAPVRGVVWVAEKLNDAAERELHDPRVLRAQLALLNQELEAGDITTEEFEREEDRLLDRLHAVRAGRMPSDRR, from the coding sequence ATGGGCCTCATCACCGGACTGCTGACGCTGCCTGTCGCCCCCGTGCGGGGGGTGGTGTGGGTCGCGGAGAAGCTGAACGACGCCGCCGAGCGGGAACTGCACGACCCCCGCGTACTGCGCGCGCAACTGGCCTTACTCAACCAGGAGTTGGAGGCCGGAGACATCACGACCGAGGAATTCGAACGGGAAGAGGATCGGCTGCTCGACCGGCTGCACGCCGTTCGGGCGGGCCGTATGCCAAGCGATCGAAGGTGA
- a CDS encoding histone protein: MDDEAKVALAAAVVGGYVLGRTKKGRMALTVATYLAGRRFGLEPRQLAAEGMRRLGGVPQVAELQEQLRGEVMDAGRKAVTAAANRSIASLADSIGDRTARLSAGRREQDEDQDEYDDEPYEDEYDDDAYEEEPEEEEEPSEEEPWDEGEDEDYENEEEPSEPPAKKAPPKKAPPKKAAARKAPAKKQAAKKSAPAKKAAPARKSAEKKPAAKKAAPAKKAARAKKATPKKSAPAKKTAAKKTAPAKKSASKKTSASKSASKRTASKRTDRRR, translated from the coding sequence ATGGATGACGAGGCCAAGGTAGCGCTCGCAGCCGCGGTGGTCGGCGGCTACGTGCTGGGCCGGACCAAGAAGGGCCGGATGGCCCTGACCGTCGCGACATACCTGGCGGGCCGGAGGTTCGGGCTCGAACCCCGCCAGCTCGCCGCCGAGGGCATGCGCCGCCTCGGCGGTGTCCCCCAGGTCGCGGAGCTGCAGGAACAGCTGCGCGGCGAGGTGATGGACGCGGGCCGCAAGGCCGTGACGGCTGCGGCGAACCGCAGCATCGCCTCGCTGGCCGATTCGATCGGCGACCGCACCGCCCGGCTGAGCGCGGGCCGGCGCGAGCAGGACGAGGACCAGGACGAGTACGACGACGAACCGTACGAGGACGAGTACGACGACGACGCGTACGAAGAGGAACCGGAGGAGGAAGAGGAACCGTCCGAGGAAGAGCCCTGGGACGAGGGTGAGGACGAGGATTACGAGAACGAGGAGGAGCCTTCCGAGCCGCCCGCCAAGAAGGCGCCGCCGAAGAAGGCACCGCCCAAGAAGGCAGCCGCCAGGAAGGCCCCGGCGAAGAAGCAGGCCGCCAAGAAGTCCGCCCCGGCCAAGAAGGCGGCCCCCGCCAGGAAGAGCGCGGAGAAGAAGCCCGCGGCGAAGAAGGCCGCACCCGCGAAGAAGGCCGCCCGGGCCAAGAAGGCGACGCCGAAGAAGTCGGCTCCCGCGAAGAAGACCGCGGCCAAGAAGACCGCCCCGGCGAAGAAGTCCGCGTCGAAGAAGACGTCGGCGTCCAAGTCGGCGTCCAAGCGGACCGCTTCCAAGCGCACCGACCGTCGGAGGTAG
- a CDS encoding SRPBCC family protein translates to MARTDQDESGTQESGLDRLREELSGFLSAKVEDLADKASGKLTDVAQQLTDSAGDGGSLPAVAGRVLQGESPLKSFVSEKAKGVKDNVTEKAKEAFGGGKGKSKSSGGGKSMNIVEVLDVGVPLRTAYDYWTQYDKFSSFAKGVQDVSTEDEATSDWKVKIGPSSRSFKATVQEQIPDERIVWTSEGSKGTTRGAVSFHELTPNLTRIVLVVEYYPSGFFEKTGNLWRAQGRRIRLDFKHFQRYVTLTDEEPDGWRGEIRDGEVVVSHEDAVAEEEESEDDEEQPEDEDYEDEGEDEEGDDEEGDEDEGDEDEWEDDEEPEEEEEEEEEEEPEEEEEDEEEEPAPSRRRARRSRRD, encoded by the coding sequence ATGGCCAGGACAGATCAGGACGAGTCCGGGACGCAGGAGTCGGGTCTCGACCGGCTCCGCGAGGAGCTGTCGGGCTTCCTCAGCGCGAAGGTGGAGGATCTCGCGGACAAGGCGAGCGGCAAGCTGACGGATGTCGCACAGCAGCTCACCGACTCCGCGGGGGACGGCGGCTCCCTTCCCGCCGTGGCAGGCCGGGTCCTCCAGGGCGAATCACCGCTGAAGTCGTTCGTCTCGGAGAAGGCCAAGGGTGTGAAGGACAACGTCACGGAGAAGGCCAAGGAGGCGTTCGGCGGTGGCAAGGGCAAGAGCAAGTCGAGTGGGGGCGGTAAGTCGATGAACATCGTGGAAGTCCTCGACGTCGGCGTGCCTCTGCGTACCGCGTACGACTACTGGACCCAGTACGACAAGTTCAGCAGCTTCGCGAAGGGCGTCCAGGACGTCTCGACGGAGGACGAGGCCACGAGCGACTGGAAGGTCAAGATCGGCCCGTCCTCGCGCAGCTTCAAGGCGACCGTCCAGGAGCAGATCCCCGACGAGCGCATCGTCTGGACCTCGGAGGGCTCCAAGGGCACGACGCGCGGCGCCGTCAGCTTCCATGAGCTCACACCGAACCTGACCCGCATCGTGCTGGTGGTCGAGTACTACCCTTCCGGCTTCTTCGAGAAGACGGGCAACCTCTGGCGGGCCCAGGGCCGCCGCATCCGCCTGGACTTCAAGCACTTCCAGCGGTACGTCACCCTTACCGACGAGGAGCCCGACGGCTGGCGCGGCGAGATCCGCGACGGCGAGGTCGTCGTCTCCCACGAGGACGCCGTGGCCGAGGAGGAGGAGTCCGAGGACGACGAGGAACAGCCGGAGGACGAGGACTACGAGGACGAGGGCGAAGACGAGGAGGGCGACGACGAGGAGGGCGACGAGGACGAGGGCGACGAGGACGAGTGGGAGGACGACGAGGAACCGGAAGAGGAAGAGGAAGAGGAAGAGGAAGAGGAACCGGAGGAGGAAGAAGAAGACGAGGAGGAGGAGCCCGCCCCGAGCAGGCGGCGCGCGCGGAGGTCCCGTCGTGACTGA
- a CDS encoding gas vesicle protein, protein MTDLDFRQDAAYAPAGPHTTNLADILERVLDKGIVIAGDIKIDLLDIELLTIRLRLFVASVDTAKKAGIDWWETDPALSSHAARNALQDENRELRARLDALESQASAS, encoded by the coding sequence GTGACTGATCTCGACTTCCGGCAGGACGCCGCCTACGCGCCCGCCGGCCCGCACACCACCAACCTCGCCGACATCCTCGAACGTGTCCTGGACAAGGGCATCGTCATCGCCGGTGACATCAAGATCGATCTGCTGGACATCGAGCTGCTCACCATCCGGCTGCGGCTGTTCGTCGCCTCCGTCGACACGGCGAAGAAGGCCGGGATCGACTGGTGGGAGACCGACCCCGCGCTCAGCTCGCACGCGGCGCGCAACGCGCTCCAGGACGAGAACCGGGAGCTGCGGGCCCGCCTCGACGCCCTTGAGTCACAGGCGTCCGCGTCATGA
- a CDS encoding GvpL/GvpF family gas vesicle protein, translating to MTEDTRSSADAPAVYVYAVCRTEEQPVLGGPTGVTSESPLRALALGPALTAVVQTVRAADFTDDAWQARLADEPELERYARAHHEVVCATAARYPTVPLPLATLYHDEERARAGLTKEARRFHAALDRTAHHAEWGVKVYVADAPARKAPEAAPQRPAPGAGRAYLDRKRSLRDRRERDRTDGLRIAEVIDADVSGLAAASRRLPPHGSRVPDERRTQVLNATYLVAEDRAAELSRLAQSLRERTGAQVELSGPWVPYSFVGEV from the coding sequence ATGACCGAGGACACCCGCTCGTCCGCGGATGCCCCTGCCGTGTACGTCTACGCCGTTTGCCGCACCGAGGAGCAGCCGGTCCTCGGCGGCCCGACGGGCGTCACATCCGAGAGCCCGCTGCGCGCCCTGGCCCTCGGCCCGGCGCTCACCGCCGTCGTCCAGACCGTACGGGCCGCCGACTTCACCGACGACGCGTGGCAGGCCAGGCTCGCCGACGAGCCCGAACTCGAACGGTACGCACGGGCCCATCACGAGGTCGTGTGTGCGACAGCCGCCCGGTACCCGACGGTGCCCCTTCCCCTGGCCACGCTCTACCACGACGAGGAGCGGGCCCGGGCAGGGCTGACCAAGGAGGCGCGGCGCTTCCACGCCGCGCTGGACCGTACGGCGCACCACGCCGAGTGGGGCGTGAAGGTGTACGTGGCCGACGCACCGGCCCGAAAGGCGCCCGAGGCCGCCCCGCAGCGGCCCGCGCCCGGGGCCGGCCGGGCCTATCTGGACCGGAAGCGGAGCCTGCGGGACCGGCGCGAACGGGACCGGACGGACGGGCTGCGGATCGCCGAGGTGATCGACGCGGACGTCAGCGGGCTGGCCGCCGCCTCGCGCAGGCTGCCCCCGCACGGCTCCCGGGTGCCGGACGAGCGGCGCACCCAGGTGCTCAACGCCACGTATCTGGTGGCAGAGGACCGGGCGGCGGAGCTGTCGCGGCTGGCGCAGAGCCTCCGCGAGCGGACCGGGGCGCAGGTCGAGCTGTCGGGGCCCTGGGTCCCGTACTCCTTCGTCGGTGAGGTGTAG
- a CDS encoding gas vesicle protein, with protein sequence MERSVVPWDEPEPLSGPIGVPLVDLLDRVLATGVVISGDLVIAIADVPLVRLSLHALLSSVSERVPAPWADGGPL encoded by the coding sequence GTGGAGCGCTCCGTCGTGCCGTGGGACGAGCCGGAACCGCTGAGCGGGCCGATCGGGGTGCCTCTGGTCGATCTGCTGGACCGGGTGCTGGCGACCGGGGTGGTCATCAGCGGGGACCTGGTCATCGCGATCGCCGATGTGCCTCTCGTACGTCTGTCGCTGCACGCGCTGCTGTCGTCGGTCAGCGAGCGGGTGCCGGCGCCCTGGGCCGACGGGGGGCCGCTGTGA
- a CDS encoding gas vesicle protein K, whose product MTDARVDLDSGKVGQDLVTLVLTVVELLRQLMERQAIRRIDEGDLTEEQTEEIGTTLMLLEQRMTELCEQHGVRPEDLNLDLGPLGTLLPRD is encoded by the coding sequence GTGACGGACGCGCGGGTCGATCTGGACTCCGGGAAGGTGGGCCAGGACCTCGTGACGCTGGTGCTCACCGTCGTGGAGCTGCTGCGCCAGCTGATGGAGCGCCAGGCGATCCGGCGCATCGACGAGGGTGACCTCACCGAGGAGCAGACCGAGGAGATCGGCACGACGCTGATGCTCCTGGAGCAGCGGATGACGGAACTGTGCGAGCAGCACGGGGTGCGGCCCGAGGACCTGAATCTGGACCTCGGGCCGCTGGGCACGCTGCTGCCGCGCGACTGA
- a CDS encoding Asp23/Gls24 family envelope stress response protein: MATNESGGTTLDGGAAGGTRGTTTIADNVVSTIAGIAVRETDGVHSVGKGPSRALGAVKDKVSRSTDPGRGVKVEVGEKQTAIDVDIVVEYGAPILDTARSLRTNVTDAVETMTGLDVVEININVTDVHVPGSDDDEDEDESSSRSSRVQ, encoded by the coding sequence ATGGCGACCAACGAAAGCGGCGGCACCACCCTGGACGGCGGTGCGGCGGGCGGCACGCGAGGGACGACGACCATCGCGGACAACGTGGTGTCGACCATCGCCGGTATCGCGGTACGGGAGACCGACGGGGTCCATTCCGTCGGCAAGGGCCCTTCGCGGGCGCTCGGAGCCGTCAAGGACAAGGTTTCCCGCTCCACTGACCCGGGGCGGGGCGTCAAGGTGGAGGTCGGCGAGAAGCAGACCGCCATCGACGTCGACATCGTCGTGGAGTACGGCGCCCCCATCCTGGACACCGCGCGCAGCCTCCGTACGAACGTCACGGACGCGGTCGAGACGATGACCGGTCTCGACGTGGTCGAGATCAACATCAACGTCACCGACGTCCATGTGCCGGGTTCGGACGACGACGAGGACGAGGACGAGTCGTCCTCGCGCAGCTCACGCGTCCAGTGA
- a CDS encoding RNA polymerase sigma factor SigF gives MIAMPTSVSAQVPGTTTGAPAELPEIADPLKVAPKDARALSKLFFDRLQTLEEGTPEYQYARNTLIEMNLTLVHFAAARYRNRGNGQMEDIIQVGTIGLIKAIDRFELSREVEFTSFAIPYIVGEIKRFFRDTTWSVHVPRRLQELRVTLAKAKEELATSLGREATVAELAERLGISEEEVIEGLVASNGYTAHSLDVPLDGAESDSPSGVSRTHADITGECDPGIELVENLHALAPLLETLDERERAIVQMRFGQEMTQSQIGEQLGLSQMHVSRLIARILGKLREGILTED, from the coding sequence ATGATCGCCATGCCGACATCCGTATCTGCCCAGGTGCCGGGGACCACGACAGGTGCGCCGGCCGAACTCCCGGAGATCGCCGATCCGCTGAAGGTCGCGCCCAAGGACGCCCGGGCACTCAGCAAGCTGTTCTTCGACCGGTTGCAGACCCTCGAAGAAGGCACGCCGGAGTACCAGTACGCCCGCAATACGCTCATCGAGATGAATCTCACCCTGGTGCACTTCGCCGCGGCCCGCTACCGCAACCGCGGCAACGGCCAGATGGAGGACATCATCCAGGTGGGCACCATCGGCCTGATCAAGGCCATCGACCGCTTCGAACTCAGCAGGGAAGTCGAATTCACCTCATTCGCCATTCCCTACATCGTCGGTGAGATCAAGCGCTTCTTCCGGGACACCACCTGGTCCGTCCACGTCCCCCGCCGGCTCCAGGAACTCCGGGTCACCCTCGCCAAGGCCAAGGAGGAGCTGGCCACCTCGCTCGGCCGGGAAGCCACCGTCGCCGAACTGGCGGAACGGCTCGGCATCAGCGAGGAAGAGGTCATCGAGGGCCTGGTCGCCTCCAACGGCTACACCGCGCACTCGCTGGACGTCCCCCTCGACGGGGCGGAGTCCGACAGCCCCAGTGGGGTGAGCCGCACCCACGCGGACATCACCGGCGAGTGCGACCCGGGGATCGAGCTGGTCGAGAACCTGCACGCCCTGGCGCCCCTGCTGGAGACACTGGACGAACGGGAACGCGCCATCGTCCAGATGCGCTTCGGCCAGGAGATGACACAGTCCCAGATAGGTGAACAGCTCGGTCTCTCGCAGATGCACGTCTCACGGCTGATCGCCCGCATACTGGGCAAGCTCCGCGAAGGCATCCTCACCGAGGACTAA
- a CDS encoding flavodoxin family protein, translating into MTRALALVCTLSPSPKPSSSQLLADQIMAELAGLGVKGETVRIADHDVRPGIAQDMGDGDEWPGLREKVMAADILLLATPIWLGHPASHCQRVLERLNADISETDDEGRQLPYGKVGMVAVVGNEDGAHKVSADVFQGLNDLGFTLAPGAVSYWVGEAMHGTDYQDLEETPDIVRSTTHQMALNAAHLARVLAESPYPPR; encoded by the coding sequence ATGACCCGAGCACTTGCGCTCGTCTGCACCCTCTCCCCGTCGCCCAAGCCGTCGAGCAGTCAGCTGCTCGCCGACCAGATCATGGCCGAGCTCGCCGGTCTGGGGGTGAAGGGGGAGACGGTGCGGATCGCCGACCACGACGTACGGCCCGGGATCGCTCAGGACATGGGCGACGGGGACGAGTGGCCCGGCCTGCGCGAGAAGGTGATGGCGGCGGACATCCTGCTGCTGGCCACCCCGATCTGGCTGGGGCATCCGGCGAGCCACTGCCAGCGCGTACTGGAACGGCTGAACGCCGACATCTCCGAAACCGACGACGAGGGAAGGCAGTTGCCCTACGGCAAGGTGGGCATGGTGGCCGTCGTCGGCAACGAGGACGGCGCCCACAAGGTGAGCGCCGACGTCTTCCAGGGCCTCAACGACCTGGGCTTCACCCTCGCGCCCGGGGCGGTGAGCTACTGGGTCGGAGAGGCCATGCACGGTACCGACTACCAGGACCTGGAGGAGACGCCCGACATCGTCAGGTCCACCACCCACCAGATGGCCCTCAACGCCGCACACCTCGCCCGGGTTCTCGCCGAATCGCCCTACCCTCCGCGCTGA